One part of the Candidatus Cloacimonadaceae bacterium genome encodes these proteins:
- a CDS encoding thymidine phosphorylase → MKNFNPVELILKKRNGDMLEAAEIKYFIGSFLSGEIPDYQMSALLMALYFQGMQKLEIAALTDAYINSGSTLAFDDSLIVADKHSTGGVGDKISLMLAPIAASLGLTVPMISGRGLGHTGGTLDKLESIPGFNTQYGMEQFQALVQRHGAALVGQSEFLVPADKRIYSLRDVTATVESPGLITASIMSKKIAEGAKHLVIDLKIGSGAFMPNLRRAKELAELLVHTGESFGQKVSIVFSNMNSPLGHAVGNALEMIEAIEYLKGRYLSDTHELTSALTAQMLISGGLARDYDHAVDMIETAVFSGKALAKFEEIIEAQGGDPRVCHDYSLFSKAKYAISIFADHGGFVHAIDSRAIGYALIRVNAGRMKVADLIDYGAGALLYPKIGHQINVGDEIGILYSNDQSKGEEAAALIRQSYKISEFPCPNETLIHEILAPE, encoded by the coding sequence ATGAAGAACTTTAACCCCGTCGAACTCATCCTCAAAAAGCGCAACGGCGATATGCTCGAAGCCGCTGAGATAAAATACTTTATCGGGTCTTTCCTGAGCGGGGAGATCCCGGATTACCAGATGTCCGCGCTGCTCATGGCGCTCTATTTTCAGGGCATGCAAAAGCTCGAAATCGCCGCGCTCACGGATGCCTATATCAACAGTGGCAGCACCTTAGCCTTCGATGATTCACTCATCGTGGCGGACAAACATTCCACCGGTGGAGTGGGAGATAAGATATCGCTGATGCTTGCTCCCATCGCTGCGTCCCTTGGATTGACGGTTCCGATGATCTCGGGACGCGGTTTGGGGCATACGGGAGGGACTTTGGACAAGCTGGAATCCATCCCCGGATTCAATACTCAATATGGCATGGAGCAGTTCCAGGCATTGGTTCAAAGGCATGGCGCAGCACTGGTTGGGCAATCCGAATTCCTCGTTCCGGCGGATAAGAGAATCTATTCCTTGAGAGACGTAACCGCCACAGTGGAAAGTCCCGGTTTGATAACCGCCAGCATTATGAGCAAAAAGATCGCCGAGGGCGCCAAACACCTGGTCATCGATCTCAAGATCGGCAGCGGCGCTTTCATGCCAAACCTGAGAAGGGCAAAGGAATTGGCGGAATTGCTCGTCCATACGGGAGAAAGTTTTGGACAAAAGGTCTCGATCGTCTTTTCAAACATGAATTCGCCTTTGGGACACGCCGTCGGCAACGCTCTGGAAATGATCGAAGCGATCGAATATCTGAAGGGACGATACCTTTCCGATACCCATGAGCTCACCTCTGCTCTCACGGCGCAAATGCTGATCAGCGGGGGACTTGCAAGGGATTATGATCATGCGGTGGATATGATCGAGACCGCGGTTTTCAGCGGAAAAGCGTTGGCAAAATTTGAAGAGATCATCGAAGCTCAGGGTGGCGATCCGCGCGTCTGTCATGATTATTCCCTCTTCAGCAAGGCAAAATATGCCATTTCCATTTTCGCGGATCATGGCGGATTTGTGCATGCCATCGATTCCCGCGCCATCGGCTATGCTTTGATTCGCGTGAACGCGGGCAGGATGAAGGTAGCTGATCTGATAGACTATGGCGCCGGAGCTTTGCTGTATCCCAAGATCGGGCATCAGATCAATGTGGGAGACGAGATCGGAATCCTGTATTCAAACGATCAAAGCAAGGGCGAGGAAGCGGCGGCTTTGATCCGCCAATCATACAAGATCAGCGAGTTTCCTTGTCCAAACGAAACGTTGATCCACGAGATCCTCGCTCCGGAATGA